In a genomic window of Ipomoea triloba cultivar NCNSP0323 chromosome 3, ASM357664v1:
- the LOC116013554 gene encoding inner centromere protein-like, with protein MECAKVVPSGCGVRKVNKKQVKDEMERMKQAEKKKRRLEKALATSAAIRFELEKKKERQRLDEEGAVLAEAYGCGVRKVNKNQVKDEMERMKQAEQKKRCLENALATSAAIRCELEKKKEQQRVDEEGAVLAEASGCGVGKVNKKQAEDEMERMKQAEKKKRRLEKALATSAAIRCELIKKKEQQRLVEEGAALAEASKCGVRKVNKKQVNDEMERMKQAEKKKRRLEKALATSAAIRSELEKKEQQRLDEEGAALAEAVALHVLLGEDSEDQDGVILKNRRIIDPWDNSGKIDVLLGGRRDKDLSKYPFEGAAAGSASGNLRYGCMWSHWGNNTNWIVSPQSLGRDSVESHNPCSNY; from the coding sequence ATGGAGTGTGCTAAAGTCGTCCCATCTGGATGCGGTGTTAGAAAAGTGAATAAGAAGCAAGTGAAAGATGAAATGGAGCGCATGAAACAAgctgagaagaagaagaggcgTTTGGAAAAGGCCTTGGCTACATCTGCAGCAATCCGCTTTGAATTAGAAAAGAAGAAGGAACGGCAAAGGCTTGATGAAGAGGGTGCTGTACTTGCCGAAGCATATGGATGTGGTGTTAGAAAAGTGAATAAGAATCAAGTTAAAGATGAAATGGAGCGCATGAAACAAGCTGAGCAAAAgaagaggtgtttggagaatgCCTTGGCTACATCTGCGGCAATCCGCTGTGAATTAGAAAAGAAGAAGGAGCAGCAAAGGGTTGATGAAGAGGGTGCTGTACTTGCCGAAGCATCTGGATGTGGTGTTGGAAAAGTGAATAAGAAGCAAGCGGAAGATGAAATGGAGCGCATGAAACAAGCTGAGAAAAAGAAGAGGCGTTTGGAGAAGGCCTTGGCTACATCTGCAGCAATCCGCTGTGAATTAATAAAGAAGAAGGAACAGCAAAGGCTTGTTGAAGAGGGTGCTGCACTTGCCGAAGCATCTAAATGTGGTGTTAGAAAAGTGAATAAGAAGCAAGTGAACGATGAAATGGAGCGCATGAAACAAGCTGAGAAAAAGAAGAGGCGTTTGGAGAAGGCATTGGCTACATCTGCAGCAATCCGCTCTGAATTAGAAAAGAAGGAACAGCAAAGGCTTGATGAAGAGGGTGCTGCACTTGCCGAAGCAGTTGCATTGCACGTCCTACTTGGGGAAGATTCAGAAGATCAAGACGGGGTTATTCTCAAGAACAGGAGAATAATAGATCCGTGGGATAATAGTGGGAAAATCGATGTACTTTTGGGTGGACGAAGAGATAAAGACCTATCAAAATACCCGTTTGAAGGAGCAGCAGCTGGATCTGCCTCGGGTAATCTCAGGTATGGATGCATGTGGAGCCATTGGGGAAACAACACTAACTGGATAGTTTCACCCCAATCTTTGGGAAGAGACAGCGTTGAAAGCCATAACCCTTGCTCCAATTACTAA
- the LOC116013197 gene encoding probable polygalacturonase — MDSPKYVYIFLSVQIAIFLLLGLLLLVECRHGGSAESLQFPAINCRKHTAYLTDFGGKGDGNTLNTAAFNSAIANLSKQASDDGGAQLIVPPGKWLTGPFNLTSHFTLYIHNDATILATQDVSQYPLIPPLPSYGRGRDAPGARMISLIFGTNLTDVVITGGNGTIDGQGEAWWVKYREKELKNTRPYLIEIMHSNQIQIFNLTLRNSPSWVVHPVYSSDIIIQHLTILSPIDSANTDGIDPDSCTNVRIWDNYIVSGDDCIALKSGWDEYGIKYGMPTKHLSIKRLTCISPSSATIALGSELSGGIQDVRAEHILSINTESGLRVKTTPGRGGFVKDIYVRNVEYDTMKYVLWMIADYGDNPDDNYDPKALSTISGISYSNIKAKNVTIAGYLIGFGNHHPFTGLCMSNATIEMHQNTELSLEEKKQKPAAWNCSDISGVASSNVTPSPCGQLAKKHDVVCNFPTDQLPIEKVELKTCSAPLKHLE; from the exons ATGGACTCGcctaaatatgtatatatatttctttctgTACAGATTGCGATCTTTCTCCTATTGGGATTACTACTGTTGGTGGAATGCAGGCATGGAGGATCGGCGGAATCCCTGCAATTTCCGGCGATAAACTGCCGGAAACACACTGCTTACCTCACAGATTTTGGCGGCAAAGGTGACGGAAACACCCTAAACACGGCGGCCTTCAACTCAGCTATTGCAAACCTTAGCAAGCAAGCATCAGACGACGGTGGCGCTCAGCTCATCGTACCACCGGGGAAATGGCTAACTGGACCTTTCAATTTGACCAGCCATTTCACCCTTTATATCCACAACGATGCCACCATTCTTGCCACTCAG GATGTATCACAATATCCTCTTATTCCACCATTGCCATCTTATGGAAGGGGAAGAGATGCACCCGGAGCTAGGATGATCAGTCTCATCTTTGGAACAAACCTCACTGACGTTGTCATTACTG GTGGAAATGGTACGATAGATGGTCAAGGAGAGGCTTGGTGGGTGAAGTATCGTGAGAAGGAGCTTAAGAACACAAGGCCTTACCTTATTGAGATTATGCATTCTAATCAAATCCAAATATTCAATCTCACACTGCGTAACTCTCCATCCTGGGTTGTCCATCCTGTTTACAGCAG TGACATTATAATTCAACATTTGACAATTCTCTCACCCATTGATTCTGCAAATACGGACGGCATTGATCCAG ATTCTTGCACGAATGTTAGAATATGGGATAACTACATCGTGTCGGGAGATGACTGCATCGCACTGAAGAGTGGGTGGGATGAGTACGGGATAAAATACGGCATGCCAACAAAACACCTCTCAATTAAAAGGCTAACTTGCATTTCCCCATCCAGTGCTACCATTGCCCTAGGAAGCGAACTCTCAGGTGGGATTCAGGACGTCAGGGCCGAACACATCTTATCCATCAACACCGAATCCGGCCTGAGGGTCAAGACCACCCCTGGCCGGGGCGGCTTCGTCAAAGACATCTACGTTAGAAATGTTGAATACGATACCATGAAGTACGTGCTATGGATGATAGCCGATTACGGCGATAATCCCGATGACAATTACGACCCCAAAGCGCTGTCTACTATAAGCGGGATAAGTTACAGTAATATCAAGGCCAAAAACGTGACCATCGCTGGGTATCTCATCGGCTTTGGGAATCATCATCCCTTCACCGGACTTTGTATGTCTAACGCGACGATTGAGATGCACCAGAACACGGAATTATCATTGGAGGAGAAGAAACAGAAACCCGCGGCGTGGAACTGCTCAGATATCAGCGGTGTTGCCAGCTCTAACGTGACTCCTAGCCCGTGTGGTCAATTGGCTAAAAAGCATGATGTTGTGTGCAACTTCCCTACTGATCAACTCCCAATCGAGAAAGTTGAGCTCAAGACTTGTTCTGCTCCTCTTAAGCACCTGGAGTAG